A window of Cytobacillus sp. FSL H8-0458 genomic DNA:
AACAAGCCAGAACAGACCGATTTTATAAGCTGATTGAAATACAGAAAAACCATTCGCTGATTCGATTATATGAGGATGATTTACATCAGTTTGCCAAACTGAGGAATGCTATTGTTCATGAAAAAATTGATCTGGATTATTATATAGCAGAACCGCACCTGGAAACGGTGGAAAAAATTGAACTGATTGCCGGCCATTTTGAAAAGCCCAAAACCGCGATTTCGATTGCTGCCACACCGGTTTTTTATTTTTATGAGGATGGCAAGCTTTCAGATGTACTGGCCATTATCAATAAATTTTCGCATTCCCAGTTTCCCATTTACTCGCGGGAAGAAGAATATTCCTGGCTGTTAACCTCGGCGGATATTGTAAAATGGATGGCCGAGCATTTTACAGAAGAAACGATCCAGCTGCAAAAGGTGAAAATCAAGGAGCTTTTCAACAAGAAATCCAAGCATCAAATAGCATTTGCCGGCACGAATACTTCTATTTTCGATTTGGAGGATATGTTTGAGGAATGCAGAAATAAAAATGAAAAGCTTGAAGGAATCATTGTTACTGATAATGGAAAGCCGACTGAAAAACCAAAAGGCATCATTACAGCCTGGGACCTGCTGGAGGCCGATTCAGAAAATTAGATGAGCGTTTATTAATGTTGCATGATTTAGAATTATAAAACTTTTTATTTGAGAATAAGTAACACCTTCTAAAATTCCTGTAAAGATGATAATATAAACTGATAGTTCAATAGAAAATCCGTGTACACGGTAGAGGTTCTAGCTACCCTCTTTAAAAAACTAAGGAAAACAGGTCTGCTTTCTTAGTGGTCCTGTTTTTCTATGTTAAAGGAGAATTTTCAAATGAAAAATGATAAAGCGCTCGTTGTATTCAGCGGCGGCCAGGATAGTACTACCTGCTTATTCTGGGCAAAGGAACGTTTTGCCGAGGTGGAAGCAGTCACTTTTAATTATAATCAGCGGCATAAGCTTGAAATTGAATGTGCCCAGCAAATAGCAAAAGATCTGGGAATCAGGCATCATATCCTTGATATGTCCCTTTTGAATCAGCTTGCGCCAAACGCACTGACACGTGATGATATAGAAGTAAAGGATGGAGAGGAAGGAGGGCTTCCATCCACATTTGTGCCCGGGAGAAACCTTTTATTTCTGTCCTTTGCCGGAGTGCTGGCGAGTCAAATCAATGCAAGGCATATTATTACAGGGGTTTGTGAGACAGATTTCAGCGGCTACCCTGATTGCCGGGATATTTTTATAAAATCACTGAATGTCACACTGAGTCTGTCGATGGATGGGCAGTTTGTAATCCATACACCTTTAATGTGGCTCAATAAAGCTGAGACATGGAAGCTGGCAGATGACTTGGATGCCCTTGAGTATGTGTGTAATAATACGCTGACATGCTACAACGGCATTCCGGCAGATGGCTGTGGTGAGTGTCCTGCATGCCATTTAAGACAAAAGGGCCTTGAAGAATACCTCAATGAAAAGGGGGAGCTTTAAGCCATGTACGGATTTAGGATTGTTGAAAAACTCCAAAAGATCAATGAAGACATTAAGCCGGATCAGCTGAAATACCACCATAAGCGTGTAATGGTCAGCAAGGAATTCACTTTTGATTCAGCCCATCATCTGCATTGCTATGAAGGCAAATGTAAAAACCTGCATGGCCACACCTATAAGGTGATTTTTGGCATAAGCGGATTCGTGGATGACAGAGGGTTAATGATTGATTTCGGCGACATAAAAGAAATCTGGAAAAATGAGATTGAGGTATTTCTTGACCACAAGTAT
This region includes:
- a CDS encoding CBS domain-containing protein — encoded protein: MGTDIKMNLSERFEAAFNRIHKALKQSAKQARTDRFYKLIEIQKNHSLIRLYEDDLHQFAKLRNAIVHEKIDLDYYIAEPHLETVEKIELIAGHFEKPKTAISIAATPVFYFYEDGKLSDVLAIINKFSHSQFPIYSREEEYSWLLTSADIVKWMAEHFTEETIQLQKVKIKELFNKKSKHQIAFAGTNTSIFDLEDMFEECRNKNEKLEGIIVTDNGKPTEKPKGIITAWDLLEADSEN
- the queD gene encoding 6-carboxytetrahydropterin synthase QueD codes for the protein MYGFRIVEKLQKINEDIKPDQLKYHHKRVMVSKEFTFDSAHHLHCYEGKCKNLHGHTYKVIFGISGFVDDRGLMIDFGDIKEIWKNEIEVFLDHKYLNETLPPMNTTAENMVVWIYEKMQESLQNRIEQYDGARVEFVRLFETPTSYAEARREWMEIE
- the queC gene encoding 7-cyano-7-deazaguanine synthase QueC; translation: MKNDKALVVFSGGQDSTTCLFWAKERFAEVEAVTFNYNQRHKLEIECAQQIAKDLGIRHHILDMSLLNQLAPNALTRDDIEVKDGEEGGLPSTFVPGRNLLFLSFAGVLASQINARHIITGVCETDFSGYPDCRDIFIKSLNVTLSLSMDGQFVIHTPLMWLNKAETWKLADDLDALEYVCNNTLTCYNGIPADGCGECPACHLRQKGLEEYLNEKGEL